From Danio rerio strain Tuebingen ecotype United States chromosome 7, GRCz12tu, whole genome shotgun sequence, the proteins below share one genomic window:
- the zgc:194930 gene encoding uncharacterized protein LOC557813, protein MGCSCCRMIKSYIYDPSVPVDVPGRKRDPTSSSLYQSHRFPEEADHVQKKQGFHNLGYSTHPSPTKLDIDNNHINRLHANIPGEQIRSTPAEGDPRLYILQPEDKGTQVKAVSSICVDPPIQNESMLGTEPGKREDRFRDSGLGGGGITDGTEGSDGYPYGQEEEDEDGKSKLARTPDTADEESVLSVDIHTSSTSLSSADTKLMIEDREEQESSILTRGQEKELDCVSITESMVAEALAALDAATAGEDSE, encoded by the exons ATGGGTTGCAGTTGCTGTAGGATGATAAAAAG CTACATCTATGACCCCTCGGTTCCTGTAGATGTTCCTGGCCGAAAGCGGGATCCCACCAGCAGCTCTCTTTATCAGTCTCACAGATTCCCCGAAGAGGCAGACCATGTCCAGAAGAAGCAGGGCTTCCACAACCTTGGATACAGCACCCACCCCAGCCCAACCAAACTCGACATTGACAACAACCACATCAACCGGCTCCATGCCAATATTCCAGGCGAGCAGATCCGGTCAACCCCAGCAGAGGGAGATCCGAGACTTTACATCCTCCAGCCAGAAGACAAGGGGACGCAGGTAAAAGCCGTTTCTAGCATCTGCGTCGATCCACCAATACAGAACGAGTCTATGCTTGGAACAGAACCAGGCAAGCGAGAAGACAGGTTTCGGGACTCTGGGCTGGGCGGCGGAGGGATAACAGACGGAACAGAAGGTTCAGATGGGTATCCTTATGGACAAGAGGAAGAAGATGAAGATGGGAAGAGCAAACTGGCCAGGACTCCGGACACTGCCGATGAGGAAAGTGTGCTGTCTGTGGACATTCACACCAGCAGTACAAGCCTCTCCTCAGCGGACACAAAGCTCATGATAGAGGACAGAGAAGAGCAAGAGTCATCCATTTTGACAAGAGGGCAAGAGAAAGAGCTTGACTGTGTGAGCATCACAGAATCAATGGTGGCTGAAGCTTTGGCCGCACTGGACGCAGCAACAGCAGGAGAGGATTCTGAATGA